The DNA window GTTTTTTTTAATATATTATTCAGTGTACTTCTATAAGGTTTTTGGACGAATTATAAAAGAAATAGTGATTTGTTGATGAACTGTATATGGTAGTTGTCTCTACTTGGGTATTACATACTGAATAGGGTACTTTAACCTTGACCTGATTCTGGGATTCAAAAGTTATCTCATTTGATTTATTGGAAAAATTGACTGAATAATATTCACCCGCTACCTTATCAGGGATAGTGAATTCATACTTAAGACTATTTACACCAGATTTACCCGTGTTTGAAATGATTGTATCTACATTTGTTAACTGAAGAGCCATATCATTTCCGTAGGTTTCAAACTCTTCACGGGTAACTGTCTCTTCTGTCTGGTCCATCATAGAAAAAAAGGAATTCATAACCATAATAAATGCCAGCACTGATATTGAGAAAATTAAGATTGAACCAACAGAAACTGAAACCGCACTATCATCTTTTAAAAACCTTTTAATCATAATTCCACCTATGGCAGAGTTACTGGTACAGTAGCATTGACCTGCTTTGAATTAGAAGACATATTGATATATAGTCTGGTAACTTTTAACCTTTTAACCGTAAAATCTTGATTGTTTATTAATTTTCCAGAAAGAACCACCTGTCCTATGAGATATCTTCCGTTGTTTATTTTTAGATAATAACCATCATTATTGATAGACTCATCAAAATTAAATGAAAATGAATTACCATCAATTGAGTTGTTTATAATATCCATCTGGTAAATGTCGCTTTTTGTATCAGTTGTTATTGTATCGGTTCTATTTGTAACTGTTACATTAATATCTCCACTTTCATTGTACAACTCTATAGACCATATGAGAGTATCACTCTGGTTTATGGCTGAAATTTTGAAAGAATTGTTCTGGTCACCCTGTGCACCAGTATTATTGGATAAATATAGTAAAAAGTTATCTGTTGTATTGATATTATCTACAATTGTCCAATTGGAGTTTCCATTTTTGATTCCATTATCAGTCAGATACGCATCCTCCACACTACTATTCTTAACTGAAACCGCAAGACCTGAATACGCATATAGGTTAGAAATCCTTTGAACATAGCTGGACATGTACTGGTTAAAAATATCAGAATTGAACGACTGATTATCCGTAGCGTTTATAAACGCATCCTCAGCCGCATCAGAACTAATTTTTATGGCGTTTGAGTAATCAAAACGATAGGTGTCAATACTTGACTCCGAAGCCATGTTACTTGAGTATATTACATTGTTTAACATAACCGTTAAAAACACAATGCTTATTCCTATAGCAAAACCAGTTATTAATATCATCTGTGCAGAATCATCCTCATTAAACATGGTAACCTTACCTTATATACGCCATAAAGTTAGTTGTATATCAACAATATTATAAAAATCAGTTGAATTGTTTAAATCATTTATTCCAGTTTTGGATGAAAATTTCGAAATATCTGATATATCAGGATTTGATATAACAATCTTTCTAGATACGATTACTGCATTGTCAGATGGCTCTCCATTATATATGTAAGGTGACCTTATCCTTTCGCCATCTTCTTCTATATAAATAAAATGTATATTGTGAGCAATCCCACGTTTTACCAGTACATTTTCCAGCATTTTGCTTGTTGAACTGTTTAATTGTTTACTTTGATTGGATTTGGCTACATATGAGCTCCCATTCCATATATAGACATTACCACTCCAGTTTAACAGGTCAGTTTTTAATCGAGACTCATGCCCATATTCTGAATGGTCAAGTGAATCCATGATATCATATCCCATTGTCTGTAATTGTGTTTCTATATGTGTGTTGGCTGTAGATGATGTAAGAGGAGTCAGCGATGTTGCCTGCACTGCAAAAACGACCACTGAAACCATGATAATTGCAGCCATTACCGCTTCAAGGGTATGCATCTGACCCGTATCATCATTTTTAAGACTGATTTGTAATCTGGATATATCCATATTACCATATCCTGACCGATAAAATCTGAGACTTTAGGTTATTACCTTCATCTCTGAAGATAACAATTCGTTTGGTCTGTCCTATATCTTTATAGG is part of the Methanohalobium evestigatum Z-7303 genome and encodes:
- a CDS encoding DUF7266 family protein — translated: MIKRFLKDDSAVSVSVGSILIFSISVLAFIMVMNSFFSMMDQTEETVTREEFETYGNDMALQLTNVDTIISNTGKSGVNSLKYEFTIPDKVAGEYYSVNFSNKSNEITFESQNQVKVKVPYSVCNTQVETTTIYSSSTNHYFFYNSSKNLIEVH
- a CDS encoding DUF7288 family protein, which translates into the protein MDISRLQISLKNDDTGQMHTLEAVMAAIIMVSVVVFAVQATSLTPLTSSTANTHIETQLQTMGYDIMDSLDHSEYGHESRLKTDLLNWSGNVYIWNGSSYVAKSNQSKQLNSSTSKMLENVLVKRGIAHNIHFIYIEEDGERIRSPYIYNGEPSDNAVIVSRKIVISNPDISDISKFSSKTGINDLNNSTDFYNIVDIQLTLWRI